One Desulfovibrio sp. ZJ209 genomic window carries:
- the dsrB gene encoding dissimilatory-type sulfite reductase subunit beta gives MAFISTGYDPKKPMEGRISDIGPHKYSDYFPPVIAKNFGKWVYHEILEPGVLLHVAESGDKVYTVRCGGSRTMSITHIREICDIADKYCDGYVRWTTRNNIEFMVKDEATMKALRDDLNSRKFEGGSQKFPVGGTGACICNMIHTQGWIHCHTPATDASGPVKAVMDALFDGFVHMRMPAPVRVALACCINMCGAVHCSDIGLVGIHRKPPMIDTAWVDQLCEIPLAVAACPTAAVRPTKVEFDGKKVNSVAIKEDRCMYCGNCYTMCPALPIADGESDGIAIMVGGKVSNRITWPKFSKVVVAFIPNEPPRWPTLTKTVRHIIDVYSANAEKYERLGDWAERIGWEEFFRLTGLEFSEHLIDDFRESAYYSWRQSTQFKF, from the coding sequence ATGGCATTCATCTCTACGGGGTACGATCCCAAGAAACCCATGGAAGGCCGCATCTCCGACATCGGCCCTCACAAGTACAGCGACTACTTCCCGCCGGTCATCGCCAAGAACTTCGGCAAGTGGGTCTATCATGAGATCCTCGAGCCCGGCGTGCTCCTGCATGTGGCCGAGAGCGGCGACAAGGTCTACACCGTGCGCTGCGGCGGCTCGCGTACCATGTCCATCACGCATATCCGCGAGATCTGCGACATCGCCGACAAGTACTGCGACGGCTACGTCCGCTGGACCACGCGCAACAACATCGAATTCATGGTGAAGGACGAAGCCACCATGAAGGCCCTGCGCGACGACCTCAACTCCCGCAAGTTCGAGGGCGGCTCGCAGAAGTTCCCGGTGGGCGGCACGGGCGCCTGTATCTGCAACATGATCCACACCCAGGGCTGGATCCACTGCCACACCCCGGCCACCGACGCCTCCGGCCCGGTGAAGGCCGTCATGGACGCCCTCTTTGACGGCTTCGTGCACATGCGCATGCCCGCGCCGGTGCGCGTGGCCCTTGCCTGCTGCATCAACATGTGCGGCGCCGTGCACTGCTCGGACATCGGCCTTGTGGGCATCCACCGCAAGCCGCCGATGATCGACACCGCCTGGGTCGACCAGCTCTGCGAGATTCCGCTGGCCGTGGCCGCCTGCCCCACCGCCGCCGTGCGCCCCACCAAGGTGGAGTTTGACGGCAAGAAGGTGAACTCCGTGGCCATCAAGGAAGACCGCTGCATGTACTGCGGCAACTGCTACACCATGTGCCCCGCGCTCCCCATCGCCGACGGCGAGAGCGACGGCATCGCCATCATGGTGGGCGGCAAGGTCTCCAACCGCATCACCTGGCCCAAGTTCTCCAAGGTCGTGGTGGCCTTCATCCCCAACGAGCCGCCGCGCTGGCCCACCCTCACCAAGACGGTGCGCCACATCATCGATGTCTACTCGGCCAATGCCGAGAAGTACGAGCGCCTGGGCGACTGGGCGGAGCGCATCGGCTGGGAGGAGTTCTTCAGGCTGACCGGCCTTGAGTTCTCCGAGCACCTCATCGACGACTTCCGCGAATCCGCCTACTACAGCTGGCGCCAGAGCACCCAGTTCAAGTTCTAG
- the amrA gene encoding AmmeMemoRadiSam system protein A has translation MGLSFDLDATEKAWLRTLARQSIALAVGAAPVMPGVTSLTEALSSPEAPNGEEHPVLRRPLGAFVTITLGGNLRGCIGTIVGREPLEENVWRMARAAALEDPRFPPLTAREWERAELEISVLDELTPCPDPGLVEVGRHGVALQYAGRTGVFLPQVPVEQGWSREAYLDHLCVKAGVPVGAWRLPQARLFWYEAQVFPA, from the coding sequence ATGGGGCTTTCATTCGATCTTGACGCAACGGAAAAGGCGTGGCTCCGCACGCTTGCGCGGCAGTCCATTGCGCTTGCGGTGGGCGCGGCGCCCGTGATGCCCGGGGTGACAAGCCTCACGGAGGCTTTGTCCAGCCCTGAGGCCCCGAACGGAGAGGAGCACCCGGTGCTCCGGCGGCCGCTCGGCGCCTTTGTGACCATCACCCTTGGCGGAAACCTGCGCGGCTGCATCGGCACCATCGTGGGCCGGGAGCCGCTGGAGGAGAATGTCTGGCGAATGGCGCGGGCCGCTGCGCTGGAAGATCCGCGCTTCCCGCCGCTCACGGCCCGCGAGTGGGAGCGGGCAGAGCTTGAAATCTCTGTGCTGGACGAGCTCACGCCCTGCCCGGACCCTGGGCTCGTGGAAGTGGGCCGCCATGGCGTTGCCCTGCAATATGCCGGCAGGACCGGCGTCTTCCTGCCGCAGGTGCCGGTGGAACAGGGTTGGAGCAGGGAGGCCTATCTTGACCACCTTTGCGTCAAGGCCGGTGTGCCTGTGGGCGCGTGGCGGCTGCCGCAAGCGCGTCTCTTCTGGTATGAGGCGCAGGTCTTCCCGGCCTGA
- a CDS encoding C40 family peptidase: MRCFMLVPLRSLRYAPLLIGLLLLGGCGFFGQRTADNGPAPVKAHKVVKTAYSQMGKQYRSGGASPQKGFDCSGLIWWAYRQHGVSVPRITTDQAKTGHAVPKARPRAGDIVVFRTGNSPRGLHTGIYAGGGSFIHSPRKGERVRMESLNVPYWKSKLIAVRRVVH, from the coding sequence ATGCGCTGTTTTATGCTGGTGCCTCTTCGTTCGCTGCGCTATGCGCCGCTCCTGATCGGCTTGCTCCTGCTTGGGGGCTGCGGTTTTTTCGGGCAAAGGACAGCCGACAACGGCCCCGCCCCGGTCAAGGCGCATAAGGTGGTGAAGACCGCCTACAGCCAGATGGGCAAGCAGTATCGCTCTGGGGGCGCCTCCCCCCAAAAGGGCTTTGACTGCTCGGGCCTCATCTGGTGGGCCTATCGCCAGCACGGCGTCAGCGTGCCGCGTATCACCACGGACCAGGCCAAGACCGGGCATGCCGTGCCCAAGGCGCGCCCAAGGGCTGGCGACATCGTTGTCTTCCGTACAGGGAATAGCCCGCGTGGGCTGCATACCGGCATCTATGCCGGGGGTGGCTCCTTCATCCACAGCCCGCGCAAGGGCGAGCGCGTGCGCATGGAAAGCCTGAATGTGCCCTACTGGAAAAGCAAGCTCATTGCTGTGCGCCGCGTCGTGCACTGA
- a CDS encoding metalloregulator ArsR/SmtB family transcription factor: MDLLPIKALSDATRLRLVHILLHYELSVNELVRILGMGQSRVSRHLKILAEAGLLASRRDGLWVFYSAPASGPRLAFLRTVLPFVPADAAMRADLSLAAQVLEERARETRQFFNAIAEDWDELNREVLGPLDLAGIVSAALPAGCGTAVDLGCGTGAVLHRLLPDAGTVIGVDGSARMLDLCRRRFHDEELARGKVSLRIGELSHLPLRDQEADFACINLVLHHLPVPAEGLAEARRIMSPGGTLFLADFLSHNDETMRSRYGDHWLGFDEDKLLAALDRAGFAPAQARREPVGRGLTLLLMTATAR; encoded by the coding sequence ATGGACCTGCTCCCGATCAAAGCCCTTTCCGACGCCACGCGCCTGCGGCTCGTGCATATCCTTCTCCATTATGAGCTTTCGGTCAATGAGCTTGTCCGCATCCTCGGCATGGGGCAGTCACGCGTGTCGCGGCATCTCAAGATCCTCGCCGAAGCGGGCCTTTTGGCCTCGCGCCGTGACGGGCTGTGGGTCTTTTATTCCGCCCCGGCCAGCGGTCCCAGGCTCGCCTTTTTGCGTACGGTGCTGCCCTTCGTGCCGGCGGACGCCGCCATGCGCGCCGACCTCAGCCTCGCCGCTCAGGTACTGGAGGAGCGTGCCCGGGAGACACGCCAGTTTTTCAATGCCATCGCTGAAGACTGGGACGAGCTCAACCGCGAGGTCCTGGGGCCGCTCGACCTTGCCGGCATCGTGAGCGCGGCGCTGCCCGCCGGCTGCGGCACCGCTGTCGACCTTGGCTGCGGCACAGGGGCGGTGCTCCACCGCCTCCTGCCCGACGCCGGCACCGTTATCGGGGTGGACGGCTCCGCGCGCATGCTCGACCTCTGCCGGCGCCGCTTCCACGACGAGGAGCTGGCGCGCGGCAAGGTCTCGCTGCGCATCGGCGAGCTAAGCCACCTGCCCCTGCGCGACCAGGAGGCGGACTTTGCCTGCATCAACCTTGTGCTCCACCACCTGCCCGTCCCGGCCGAAGGCCTCGCCGAGGCGCGCCGTATCATGTCGCCCGGCGGCACGCTCTTCCTGGCCGATTTTTTGAGCCACAACGACGAGACCATGCGCAGCCGCTATGGCGACCACTGGCTGGGCTTCGACGAGGACAAGCTGCTCGCCGCGCTCGACCGCGCCGGCTTTGCCCCGGCGCAGGCCCGGCGCGAGCCCGTGGGCCGCGGCCTCACCCTGCTGCTCATGACGGCGACGGCCCGCTGA
- a CDS encoding polysaccharide deacetylase family protein, with the protein MTTTRAWGLILALAFLPLLPAEAPAAVIDGNRIMDQRMSENLCALTFDDGPSRYTGHLLDMLAGYGIPATFFLLGGNAERNPAMVRRIIAEGHEVGNHSWSHPNLRTLAPEAQEQEISATDSMLRALGASPAYLRPPYGNFDAHTLEIAQNLGVGVILWSMDSHDWKHLPADYAKLRTTRGTQYDDGELRGIFLFHDTHKSTVDDLPRIIANLLAGGCRRFVTVSDYLAAALDPEPGLLMTRHPRAPFPAPELAVQHRRMQASEPALPLARCSRPWNATIARTAPPQPLRGSSVTTTPLDDIDDAHAADDSRAAAEI; encoded by the coding sequence ATGACGACCACGCGCGCATGGGGTCTCATCCTGGCCCTGGCCTTTCTTCCCCTGCTCCCCGCCGAGGCACCGGCGGCGGTCATCGACGGCAACCGCATCATGGACCAGCGCATGAGCGAGAACCTCTGCGCCCTCACCTTCGATGACGGCCCCTCCCGGTACACCGGCCACCTGCTCGACATGCTTGCCGGCTACGGCATCCCGGCCACCTTCTTCCTTCTGGGCGGCAATGCGGAGCGCAACCCCGCCATGGTGCGGCGCATCATTGCGGAAGGGCACGAAGTGGGCAACCATTCCTGGTCGCATCCCAATTTGCGGACTCTGGCGCCCGAAGCGCAGGAGCAGGAGATCAGCGCCACCGACTCAATGTTGCGCGCTCTCGGGGCAAGCCCGGCCTATCTCCGGCCGCCCTACGGCAATTTTGACGCGCATACACTCGAGATTGCACAGAACCTTGGCGTCGGCGTCATCCTCTGGTCCATGGACAGCCATGACTGGAAGCACCTGCCCGCCGATTATGCCAAGCTGCGCACCACCCGTGGCACCCAGTACGACGATGGCGAGCTGCGCGGCATCTTTCTCTTTCACGACACGCACAAGAGCACGGTAGACGACCTGCCGCGCATCATCGCCAACCTGCTGGCCGGGGGCTGCCGCCGCTTCGTCACCGTGAGCGACTACCTGGCCGCCGCGCTCGACCCGGAGCCGGGCCTGCTCATGACGCGCCACCCCAGGGCGCCCTTCCCCGCGCCCGAGCTGGCCGTGCAGCACCGCCGCATGCAGGCGAGCGAGCCCGCCCTGCCCCTGGCCCGCTGCAGCCGGCCGTGGAACGCCACCATCGCGCGAACAGCCCCGCCGCAGCCGTTGCGCGGGAGCTCCGTCACCACAACGCCGCTTGACGACATCGACGACGCCCACGCGGCCGACGATTCCCGCGCCGCCGCGGAAATCTAG
- the dsrA gene encoding dissimilatory-type sulfite reductase subunit alpha, whose translation MAKYPTPMLDELESGPWPSFVSDIKQEAANRKANPKNLDYQIPVDCLEDLLGQVELSYKEKETHWKHGGIVGVFGYGGGVIGRYSDQPEMFPGVAAFHTMRVAQPSGKYYDSKFLRTLCDIWDLRGSGLTNMHGSTGDIVLLGTQTPQLEEIFWQLTHEMKNDLGGSGSNLRTPAACLGMSRCEFACYNTQDMCYQLTMDYQDELHRPAFPYKFKFKFDGCPNGCVCAMARSDFAVIGTWKDDIKIDQEKVKAYVAGEIKPNAGAHAGRDWGKFDIEKEVIARCPTKCMKWDGSKLSIKTSDCVRCMHCINTMPQALHIGDERGACILVGAKAPVVDGAQMGSVLIPFISCEEPYDDIKEVIEKIWDWWMEEGKNRERVGETMKRLSFQKLLEATETPAMPCQVKNPRTNPFIFFKESEVPGGWTHDLAAYRQRHQR comes from the coding sequence ATGGCGAAATATCCGACTCCCATGTTGGACGAGCTTGAAAGCGGCCCCTGGCCGAGCTTCGTGTCCGACATCAAACAGGAAGCGGCCAATCGTAAGGCCAATCCCAAAAATCTGGACTACCAGATCCCGGTGGACTGCCTTGAAGACCTGCTCGGCCAGGTGGAGCTCTCCTACAAGGAAAAGGAGACCCACTGGAAGCACGGCGGCATCGTGGGCGTGTTCGGCTACGGCGGCGGCGTCATCGGCCGTTATTCCGACCAGCCCGAAATGTTCCCCGGCGTGGCGGCCTTCCACACCATGCGCGTGGCCCAGCCCTCCGGCAAGTACTATGACTCCAAGTTCCTGCGCACCCTCTGCGACATCTGGGACCTGCGCGGCTCCGGCCTGACCAACATGCACGGCTCCACGGGCGACATCGTGCTCCTCGGCACGCAGACCCCGCAGCTCGAAGAGATCTTCTGGCAGCTCACCCACGAGATGAAGAACGACCTCGGCGGCTCCGGCTCCAACCTGCGCACGCCCGCGGCCTGCCTTGGCATGTCCCGCTGCGAGTTCGCCTGCTACAATACGCAGGACATGTGCTACCAGCTCACCATGGACTATCAGGACGAGCTGCACCGCCCGGCCTTCCCCTACAAGTTCAAGTTCAAGTTCGACGGCTGCCCCAACGGCTGCGTCTGCGCCATGGCCCGCTCCGACTTCGCCGTCATCGGCACATGGAAGGACGACATCAAGATCGACCAGGAGAAGGTCAAGGCCTACGTCGCCGGCGAGATCAAGCCCAACGCGGGCGCCCATGCCGGCCGTGACTGGGGCAAGTTCGACATTGAGAAGGAAGTCATCGCCCGCTGCCCCACCAAGTGCATGAAGTGGGACGGCAGCAAGCTCTCCATCAAGACCTCCGACTGCGTGCGCTGCATGCACTGCATCAACACCATGCCCCAGGCCCTGCACATCGGCGATGAGCGCGGCGCCTGCATCCTGGTCGGCGCCAAGGCCCCGGTCGTGGACGGCGCGCAGATGGGCTCGGTGCTCATTCCTTTCATCTCCTGTGAAGAGCCCTACGATGACATCAAGGAAGTCATCGAAAAGATCTGGGACTGGTGGATGGAAGAAGGCAAGAACCGCGAGCGCGTGGGCGAGACCATGAAGCGCCTCTCCTTCCAGAAGCTGCTCGAGGCCACCGAGACCCCGGCCATGCCCTGCCAGGTCAAGAATCCGCGCACCAACCCCTTCATCTTCTTCAAGGAAAGTGAAGTGCCCGGCGGCTGGACGCATGACCTCGCCGCTTACCGTCAACGCCATCAGCGCTAG
- the ahcY gene encoding adenosylhomocysteinase, translated as MTKALDLSLPYKVADIKLADFGRKEMQLSEREMPGLMECIRKYGPSKPLKGLKLSGSLHMTIQTAMLIKTLHALGADIRWASCNIFSTQDHAAAAVADMGLAAVFAWKGETLEDYWWCTEMALTWPDGSGPDLIVDDGGDATLLIHKGVEAENDPSLLEQKTDNKELQCVLDRLKLRFKEEPRHWQKVAAVVKGVSEETTTGVHRLYQLEKEDKLLFPAINVNDSVTKSKFDNLYGCRESLADGIKRATDIMVAGKVVVVCGYGDVGKGCAQSMRGFGARVLVTEIDPICALQAAMEGFEVVTVEDALAEGDIFVTCTGNYHVITGEHMEGMKDEAIVCNIGHFDNEIDMAYLERTPGVTKVNIKPQVDKWTLKSGRSIIVLAEGRLVNLGCATGHASFVMSNSFTNQTLAQIKLATEKLENRVYTLPKELDEEVARLHLARLGAKLTKLTPEQAEYIGVKVEGPYKNEMYRY; from the coding sequence ATGACCAAAGCCCTCGACCTATCCCTGCCCTACAAGGTGGCGGACATCAAGCTCGCCGACTTCGGCCGCAAGGAGATGCAGCTCTCCGAGCGCGAGATGCCCGGCCTCATGGAGTGCATCCGCAAATACGGCCCGTCCAAGCCGCTCAAGGGGCTGAAGCTCTCCGGCTCCCTGCACATGACCATCCAGACGGCCATGCTCATCAAGACCCTGCACGCCCTTGGCGCCGACATCCGCTGGGCCTCGTGCAACATTTTTTCCACCCAGGATCATGCGGCCGCGGCCGTGGCCGACATGGGCCTCGCCGCGGTGTTCGCCTGGAAGGGCGAGACCCTTGAAGATTACTGGTGGTGCACGGAAATGGCCCTCACCTGGCCGGACGGCTCCGGGCCCGACCTCATCGTGGACGACGGCGGCGACGCGACCCTGCTCATCCACAAGGGCGTGGAGGCCGAGAACGATCCCTCGCTGCTCGAGCAGAAGACCGACAACAAGGAGCTCCAGTGCGTGCTCGACCGCCTGAAGCTGCGCTTCAAGGAAGAGCCGCGCCACTGGCAGAAGGTGGCGGCCGTGGTCAAGGGCGTGTCGGAAGAGACCACCACGGGCGTGCACCGGCTCTACCAGCTGGAGAAGGAGGACAAGCTGCTCTTCCCGGCCATCAACGTGAACGATTCCGTCACCAAGTCCAAGTTCGACAATCTCTACGGCTGCCGCGAGTCGCTGGCCGACGGCATCAAGCGCGCCACGGACATCATGGTGGCCGGCAAGGTGGTGGTCGTGTGCGGCTACGGCGACGTGGGCAAGGGCTGCGCCCAGTCCATGCGCGGCTTTGGCGCGCGCGTGCTCGTCACCGAGATCGACCCCATCTGCGCGCTGCAGGCCGCCATGGAGGGCTTTGAGGTCGTCACCGTGGAGGACGCGCTGGCCGAGGGCGACATCTTCGTCACCTGCACGGGCAATTACCACGTCATCACTGGCGAGCACATGGAAGGCATGAAGGACGAGGCCATTGTCTGCAACATCGGCCACTTCGACAACGAGATCGACATGGCCTACCTCGAGCGCACCCCCGGCGTGACCAAGGTCAACATCAAGCCGCAGGTGGACAAGTGGACGCTCAAGTCCGGGCGCAGCATCATCGTGCTGGCCGAGGGGCGCCTCGTCAACCTTGGCTGCGCCACCGGGCATGCCAGCTTCGTCATGTCCAACAGCTTCACCAACCAGACCCTCGCGCAGATCAAGCTGGCCACCGAGAAGCTCGAAAACCGCGTCTACACCCTGCCCAAGGAGCTCGACGAGGAGGTGGCGCGCCTGCACCTCGCGCGCCTCGGCGCCAAGCTGACCAAGCTCACGCCCGAGCAGGCCGAATATATCGGCGTCAAGGTGGAAGGCCCCTACAAGAACGAAATGTACCGCTATTGA
- a CDS encoding dissimilatory sulfite reductase D family protein, with protein MADVTEQQKETVVDFLKGKSAAKSKFYFNDFVALFPDMKPREVKKILTALVNDQVLEFWSSGSTTMYGLKGAGKQSHAEGED; from the coding sequence ATGGCCGACGTTACGGAACAGCAAAAAGAGACCGTTGTGGACTTCCTCAAGGGCAAGTCCGCCGCCAAGTCCAAGTTTTACTTCAATGACTTCGTGGCCCTTTTCCCGGACATGAAGCCCCGCGAAGTGAAGAAGATCCTCACTGCCCTGGTGAATGACCAGGTGCTGGAGTTCTGGTCTTCCGGCTCCACCACCATGTACGGCCTCAAGGGCGCGGGCAAGCAGAGCCACGCCGAGGGCGAAGACTAG
- a CDS encoding MerR family transcriptional regulator, with protein MSNAPLADDSLLSIADISRHFSLPESTTRYYCKRFAAFIPSVGEGRRRRYRKETLDVVAAILEEMQKSRTAAAVEVALDARFPRNALALSNERECAPVDSAAQSLLSAGALHLLERQTHALELIAELMRLFLERVPQQSGASSDIGQEQERLRNDLETLRLLLQNSEKTQQEDLEQLRTWMQRLMRQRGMAAQDSAAN; from the coding sequence ATGAGCAACGCGCCGCTGGCCGATGACAGCCTGTTGAGCATTGCTGATATTTCGCGCCATTTTTCCCTGCCCGAATCCACCACGCGCTACTATTGCAAGCGCTTCGCGGCCTTTATCCCCAGCGTTGGCGAGGGGCGCAGGCGCCGCTACCGCAAGGAGACCCTTGATGTGGTCGCGGCCATCCTTGAGGAGATGCAAAAGTCCCGTACGGCAGCTGCTGTCGAGGTCGCGCTGGATGCCCGCTTTCCCCGCAATGCGCTCGCCCTCAGCAATGAGCGCGAGTGCGCCCCGGTGGACAGTGCGGCCCAGAGCCTGCTTTCGGCGGGAGCCCTGCACCTGCTCGAGCGCCAGACCCACGCCCTCGAGCTCATCGCCGAGCTCATGCGCCTCTTTTTGGAGCGCGTCCCGCAACAGAGCGGTGCAAGCTCCGACATCGGACAGGAGCAGGAACGCCTGCGCAACGACCTGGAAACCCTGCGCCTGCTCTTGCAAAATTCCGAAAAAACGCAGCAGGAAGACCTCGAACAGTTGCGGACATGGATGCAGAGGCTCATGCGCCAGCGCGGGATGGCCGCGCAGGATAGCGCTGCCAACTGA
- a CDS encoding methyltransferase domain-containing protein — translation MYFWPERERERERERERVTVLHIAPENSLYKFLASLDIDYTAADLDPQNFPFIPSSNIVREDVLQLSFPDASFDLVLHNHVIEHVEDDMACLRESMRVLRKGGVCIFSFPYFPDRASLFDATVTDPEDRKRLYGWHDHLRRYGHDFLDHFHEHDFFPEILFRSGLPCSEFTQDERMRMKLDAHAPADCILCLTKS, via the coding sequence ATGTATTTCTGGCCTGAGAGAGAGAGAGAGAGAGAGAGAGAGAGAGAGAGAGTTACAGTATTGCATATAGCGCCTGAAAATTCACTTTACAAGTTCCTTGCCTCCTTGGATATCGACTATACCGCCGCTGATCTTGACCCGCAGAATTTCCCCTTTATTCCCTCGTCAAACATCGTTCGGGAGGATGTGCTCCAGCTTTCTTTTCCTGATGCTTCATTTGATCTTGTCCTGCACAATCACGTCATCGAGCATGTGGAAGATGACATGGCATGCTTACGTGAAAGCATGCGTGTTCTCCGCAAGGGGGGCGTCTGCATCTTCAGCTTTCCCTACTTTCCTGACAGGGCCTCACTTTTCGATGCCACCGTCACTGACCCCGAAGATCGGAAGCGCCTCTACGGCTGGCATGATCATCTTCGCCGCTATGGCCATGATTTTCTTGATCATTTTCACGAGCATGATTTTTTCCCCGAGATCTTGTTCCGTAGCGGCCTCCCCTGTTCGGAGTTTACCCAGGATGAGCGCATGCGCATGAAGCTTGACGCGCATGCCCCCGCAGACTGCATCCTCTGCCTCACGAAATCCTGA
- a CDS encoding DUF721 domain-containing protein, with translation MGESLRALLAAMGGTPGRAGLQKLWDNWEAALGAELAELARPLGHRDGRKKEESGSHGREGVGAVLLLGAEDAMLLQELRFRAEEILARVNGFLGQAYFSEVLVQLPLGRPEPVRSRREQSRAERRAELDAPVQAPSGIFLESMDSASPVARCYARFAAIRAGKPGQE, from the coding sequence TTGGGAGAGAGTCTCCGCGCCCTGCTCGCGGCCATGGGCGGCACTCCCGGGCGCGCCGGCCTGCAGAAACTGTGGGACAACTGGGAAGCGGCGCTCGGCGCGGAGCTGGCGGAGCTGGCCCGGCCGCTCGGGCACCGCGATGGCCGCAAAAAGGAAGAGAGCGGGAGCCACGGGCGCGAAGGCGTGGGCGCCGTGCTCCTGCTCGGGGCCGAGGACGCCATGCTTCTGCAGGAGCTGCGCTTTCGCGCCGAGGAGATCCTTGCCCGGGTCAATGGTTTTCTCGGGCAGGCCTACTTCAGCGAGGTGCTGGTGCAGCTCCCGCTGGGGCGCCCCGAACCTGTGCGCAGCAGACGGGAGCAGAGCCGGGCGGAGCGGCGCGCGGAATTGGATGCCCCTGTACAAGCCCCGAGCGGCATCTTTTTGGAGAGCATGGACAGCGCTTCGCCGGTGGCGCGCTGTTATGCCCGCTTTGCAGCCATAAGGGCAGGCAAGCCCGGGCAGGAATGA
- a CDS encoding BPL-N domain-containing protein — MQRESSVHILWDASHIWGLMAWRALRALGVPSRLVKAKEIADGALSGKPGHHGRARLLLVPGGSAGRKAALLGRAGRAAVRDFVREGGAYLGFCGGAGLALSPAAEAQGARARPDEAPLGLCPWTRAPYVRRFQHLISGHLLARTGDAEGDPSGTAPGHVSLPVWWPGRFAPESGAPDVTVLATSVGPDADLWLADLPLAGISARVLETWRNCYGVDLSPDFLEGQPLAVCGSFEAGRYLLSYSHLETPESPAANAWLARILGGFGIAVARARAVPAWELDCDAPLPSAGGVGPAASARRACARIRALLELGVTQRLFFRRTSWLLGWRAGLPGMACNNLMAAFAELAEVAEAPAEGAERNAARAALDRLWRRLGPRFDSLLDLFADGAESWLMASRLSDLLSPTLPHAVDARGLAHQRAALFGHPMRGGGLAEELLQMAEEGIYTAQALAGPFEGAASPPACHASNAQ; from the coding sequence ATGCAGCGCGAAAGCAGCGTCCACATCCTGTGGGATGCCTCCCACATCTGGGGCCTCATGGCCTGGCGCGCCCTGCGCGCCCTGGGCGTGCCCTCGCGGCTGGTCAAGGCTAAAGAAATAGCCGATGGCGCGCTTTCTGGCAAGCCGGGGCACCACGGGCGCGCCCGCCTCCTGCTGGTGCCCGGGGGCAGCGCGGGCCGCAAGGCGGCCTTGCTGGGCAGGGCCGGCCGCGCGGCCGTGCGGGACTTCGTGCGCGAGGGCGGCGCCTACCTCGGCTTTTGCGGCGGCGCCGGCCTCGCACTGAGCCCCGCTGCGGAGGCGCAAGGGGCCCGAGCACGCCCCGATGAAGCCCCGCTCGGCCTCTGCCCATGGACGCGCGCGCCCTATGTGCGGCGCTTCCAGCACCTCATCTCCGGGCACCTGCTCGCCAGGACGGGGGACGCGGAGGGCGACCCTTCCGGGACGGCGCCGGGGCATGTGTCGCTGCCCGTATGGTGGCCCGGCCGCTTCGCGCCGGAAAGCGGCGCGCCCGACGTGACCGTGCTCGCCACGAGCGTCGGCCCCGACGCCGACCTCTGGCTCGCCGACCTACCCCTTGCCGGCATTTCCGCCCGGGTGCTGGAGACCTGGCGCAACTGCTACGGCGTGGACCTCTCGCCGGACTTCCTCGAGGGCCAGCCCCTTGCCGTGTGCGGCAGCTTCGAGGCGGGCCGCTACCTGCTCAGTTATTCGCACCTCGAGACGCCGGAAAGCCCGGCGGCCAATGCGTGGCTCGCCCGCATCCTCGGCGGCTTCGGCATTGCGGTTGCTCGCGCCCGGGCCGTACCCGCGTGGGAGCTGGACTGCGATGCTCCGTTGCCTTCCGCCGGGGGAGTGGGCCCGGCGGCCTCGGCGCGCCGCGCCTGCGCCCGCATCCGCGCCCTGCTCGAGCTTGGCGTCACGCAGCGCCTCTTTTTCCGGCGCACCTCATGGCTCTTGGGCTGGCGCGCCGGGCTGCCCGGCATGGCCTGCAACAACCTCATGGCGGCCTTTGCGGAACTTGCGGAAGTGGCCGAAGCCCCTGCGGAGGGCGCGGAGCGCAACGCCGCCCGTGCAGCGCTGGACCGCCTCTGGAGGCGACTGGGCCCGCGCTTCGACAGCCTGCTCGACCTGTTCGCGGACGGCGCCGAGTCGTGGCTCATGGCGAGCCGCCTTTCCGACCTGCTCTCGCCCACGCTGCCGCACGCCGTGGACGCCCGCGGCCTCGCGCATCAGCGCGCGGCCCTGTTCGGCCACCCCATGCGCGGCGGCGGCCTTGCGGAAGAGCTGCTCCAGATGGCCGAGGAGGGCATTTATACGGCGCAGGCGCTTGCCGGCCCATTCGAAGGCGCCGCCAGCCCCCCCGCGTGCCACGCTTCCAACGCGCAATGA